The Streptococcus pluranimalium genome contains a region encoding:
- a CDS encoding SDR family NAD(P)-dependent oxidoreductase, which produces MSQRIIVITGASGGIVQEMIKLLPSEDGLVLLGRSQEKLEELYRHVENKTCIGLDITDREAVTSVIDQIYLQYGRIDILVNNAGFGEFKAFDDYDFDEIEEMFDVNTLATIHFSRLVGQRMAEKGHGHIINIASMAGLIASAKSTIYSATKFAVIGFSNALRLELADKKVYVTTVNPGPVDTQFFDKADPSGDYLKSVETFSLKPDVVAKRMIKIMGKNKRELNMPFALAATHKLYTLFPRMSDFMARKVFNYK; this is translated from the coding sequence ATGAGTCAACGCATTATTGTTATTACAGGTGCTTCAGGTGGCATCGTTCAAGAAATGATAAAGCTCCTTCCTAGTGAAGATGGCTTGGTGCTTTTAGGCCGTAGCCAGGAAAAGCTAGAGGAGTTATATCGCCATGTAGAAAATAAGACCTGTATCGGCCTTGATATCACAGATAGGGAAGCTGTGACATCTGTTATTGACCAGATCTACCTTCAGTATGGACGAATTGATATTTTGGTCAATAATGCTGGTTTTGGGGAATTCAAAGCCTTTGATGATTATGATTTTGATGAGATTGAAGAGATGTTTGATGTCAATACTTTGGCAACCATTCATTTTTCGCGTCTTGTAGGTCAACGCATGGCAGAAAAAGGTCATGGTCATATTATCAATATTGCTTCTATGGCTGGCTTGATTGCATCAGCTAAGTCCACCATCTATTCAGCGACTAAGTTTGCTGTTATTGGATTTTCAAATGCCCTTCGTTTAGAATTGGCTGACAAGAAGGTCTATGTAACCACGGTCAATCCTGGCCCTGTTGATACCCAGTTCTTTGATAAGGCTGACCCATCAGGTGATTATCTTAAGAGCGTTGAAACATTTAGTTTAAAACCAGATGTTGTTGCTAAACGGATGATCAAAATCATGGGTAAAAACAAGCGTGAACTTAACATGCCATTTGCCTTGGCAGCAACACACAAGCTCTATACTCTGTTCCCACGAATGAGTGATTTCATGGCAAGAAAAGTTTTTAATTATAAATAA
- a CDS encoding cystathionine beta-lyase: MTDYIDLALKFGGFTSLDKVYLEKQLHELDDQQKLAFITPPPSVINAYFAELYQKQGQTAATDYYFDISKALDLFQDNPSFAEEKPFVRLNLSGKSYGFAFENDKQVAQVFSEINEPITSSLLFELAQIFPDYKIYQDKHRIKMSPMTFDETDAKDMTPASALLSHVYQLKANVTKITSFNQDELSELLQSQSSQGKVYYGFEQREYIAYITAN, encoded by the coding sequence ATGACTGATTATATAGATTTAGCCCTCAAGTTTGGTGGCTTCACCAGTCTTGACAAGGTTTATTTGGAGAAACAATTACACGAACTTGATGACCAGCAAAAGTTGGCTTTTATCACACCGCCTCCTAGTGTCATCAATGCTTATTTTGCTGAGCTCTATCAAAAGCAAGGGCAAACAGCAGCGACTGATTATTATTTTGACATTTCAAAGGCTCTTGATCTTTTTCAAGACAATCCAAGTTTTGCTGAAGAAAAACCTTTTGTTCGCCTTAATTTATCTGGCAAATCTTACGGTTTTGCCTTTGAAAATGACAAGCAGGTTGCTCAGGTATTTTCTGAAATCAATGAGCCCATCACGTCAAGTCTTTTATTTGAGCTAGCTCAAATTTTTCCAGATTATAAGATTTATCAAGATAAGCACCGTATCAAAATGTCTCCTATGACTTTTGATGAGACTGATGCTAAGGATATGACACCAGCGTCAGCTCTACTCAGTCATGTTTACCAACTTAAAGCTAATGTCACGAAAATCACCAGTTTCAACCAAGACGAGCTGTCAGAATTGCTCCAAAGCCAAAGTTCTCAAGGCAAAGTTTACTATGGTTTTGAACAGCGTGAATACATAGCTTATATCACCGCAAATTAG
- the rnz gene encoding ribonuclease Z: MQLQFLGTGAGQPAKGRNVSSLVLKLLDEINEVWMFDCGEGTQRQILETTIKPRKVSKIFITHLHGDHVLGLPGFLSSRAFQSSEEQTDIEIYGPKGIKSYVMSSLRVTGSRLPYRIHFHEFEGDSLGKIMETDKFEVYAEELNHSIFCVGYRVVQKDLEGSLDADALKAAGVPFGPLFGKIKNGQDVVLEDGTKIIAKDFISEPKKGKVVTILGDTRKTDASVRLGLGADVLVHESTYGKGDEKLAKSHGHSTNMQAAQVAKAAGAKRLLLNHISPRFLAKDCRQLERDAAKTFENVKVVFDLDEVEIG; the protein is encoded by the coding sequence ATGCAATTACAATTTTTAGGAACAGGAGCAGGTCAGCCGGCTAAAGGGCGCAATGTCTCCAGTTTGGTTTTGAAATTATTAGATGAAATCAATGAAGTTTGGATGTTTGACTGTGGGGAAGGCACCCAACGCCAGATTTTAGAAACAACGATTAAACCTCGTAAGGTCAGTAAGATTTTTATCACCCATCTGCATGGGGATCATGTTCTTGGACTACCTGGTTTCTTATCCAGTCGTGCCTTTCAATCAAGCGAAGAGCAGACGGATATTGAAATTTATGGGCCAAAAGGAATTAAATCATATGTTATGTCCAGCCTTCGGGTAACGGGTTCTCGTTTGCCTTATCGTATTCATTTTCATGAGTTTGAGGGTGATAGTCTCGGAAAAATCATGGAGACTGATAAATTCGAAGTTTACGCAGAAGAACTGAATCATAGCATTTTCTGTGTTGGCTATCGTGTGGTTCAAAAGGATTTGGAAGGTAGTTTGGATGCTGATGCTTTAAAAGCAGCAGGTGTCCCCTTTGGTCCTTTGTTTGGCAAAATCAAAAATGGTCAGGATGTCGTCTTAGAAGACGGGACTAAAATCATTGCTAAAGACTTTATTTCGGAACCTAAAAAAGGTAAGGTTGTCACTATTTTGGGAGACACGCGCAAGACTGATGCTAGTGTTCGTCTTGGCTTAGGGGCTGATGTTCTGGTTCATGAGTCAACCTATGGTAAGGGAGATGAAAAGCTTGCCAAGTCTCATGGTCACTCGACTAATATGCAGGCAGCACAAGTGGCTAAAGCAGCAGGCGCTAAACGCTTGTTACTCAACCATATTAGCCCGCGTTTTTTAGCAAAAGATTGTCGTCAATTGGAACGTGATGCTGCTAAAACCTTTGAGAATGTAAAGGTCGTATTTGATTTAGATGAGGTGGAAATTGGATGA